In a genomic window of Epinephelus lanceolatus isolate andai-2023 chromosome 3, ASM4190304v1, whole genome shotgun sequence:
- the LOC144461867 gene encoding CD209 antigen-like protein C, with amino-acid sequence MTLDHDSVPDASSRKDRLFRLVALSFGLLCILQAAANISLRLALYAKMLDYEAIIKNLTEEGEDLKRKMITFDNHSQQGWVYFNHSFYYISSINKSWQDSRDDCLQRGADLIIINSREEQEFARKFKGLRWIGLTDSETEGTWTWVDGTALNTSYWNAGEPNSYQGIDEDCGEIRLYDREYNWNDSPCKQQNFWICEKVVAP; translated from the exons ATGACTTTGGACCATGACAGCGTGCCTGATGCTTCATCCAGGA aggacagactctTCAGACTGGTTGCTCTGAGCTTTGGACTCCTGTGTATCCTACAAGCTGCTGCCAACATTTCCCTGCGTCTTGCTCTCT ATGCAAAAATGCTAGATTATGAGGCCATTATCAAAAATCTGACTGAAGAGGGAGAAGAtttgaagaggaagatgatCACCTTTG ATAATCACTCCCAACAAGGATGGGTGTATTTCAACCAcagtttttattacatttcttcTATTAACAAGTCCTGGCAAGACAGTAGAGACGACTGTCTGCAAAGAGGTGCAGACCTGATCATTATCAACagcagagaagaacag GAATTTGCAAGAAAGTTCAAAGGGCTCAGGTGGAttggactgactgacagtgagacagagggGACATGGACATGGGTGGATGGGACTGCACTGAACACAAG ctACTGGAACGCTGGGGAGCCCAACAGCTATCAAGGCATTGATGAAGACTGTGGAGAAATAAGGCTTTATGACAGGGAATACAACTGGAATGATTCACCATGTAAACAGCAAAACTTCTGGATCTGTGAGAAGGTGGTGGCTCCATGA
- the LOC144461868 gene encoding uncharacterized protein LOC144461868, with protein MAVYENASEITVEMMNLSDASARTAASKSHSDEDGTTVPGGKLLRRVAVSFCLLCVLQAALNISLRLALSPPPGIDANIKNLTEERDELRSINLRIEENYKTLTEERDELKRKLSNFDHYLNQGWVYFSGSFYYISSIEKTWQDSRDDCVQRGADLMIINSEEEQNFTRQYQKIMWIGLTDRETEGVWKWVDGTLVTTSFWRSGEPNNNDGNEDCVETNDSDHRKMWNDATCETKKFWICENKMAV; from the exons ATGGCCGTCTATGAAAATGCATCAGAGATCACTGTGGAGATGATGAACCTCTCTGATGCTTCAGCCAGGACTGCTGCCTCCAAAAGTCACAGTGATGAAGATGGTACCACAGTGCCTG GAGGAAAACTGCTCAGACGTGTTGCCGTGAGCTTTTGTCTCCTGTGTGTCCTACAAGCTGCTCTAAACATTTCCCTCCGTCTTGCTCTCT CCCCTCCACCAGGGATTGATGCCAATATTAAAAATCTGACTGAGGAGAGAGACGAGTTGAGGAGCATCAACCTTC GTATTGAGGAGAATTATAAAACCCTGACTGAAGAGAGAGATGAGCTGAAGAGGAAGCTGAGTAACTTTG ATCATTATTTGAACCAAGGATGGGTGTATTTCAGTGGTAGTTTCTACTATATTTCTTCAATCGAGAAAACCTGGCAAGACAGCAGAGATGACTGTGTGCAAAGAGGTGCAGACCTAATGATTATCAACAGCGAAGaggaacag AATTTCACAAGACAATACCAAAAGATAATGTGGATtggactgactgacagagagacagagggggtaTGGAAATGGGTGGATGGCACTCTAGTGACAACAAG CTTCTGGAGATCTGGGGAACCCAACAATAATGACGGAAATGAAGACTGTGTAGAAACAAATGACAGTGATCACCGAAAAATGTGGAATGATGCAACATGTGAAACAAAGAAATTCTGGATATgcgaaaacaaaatggctgtaTAA